A window of Apium graveolens cultivar Ventura chromosome 8, ASM990537v1, whole genome shotgun sequence contains these coding sequences:
- the LOC141679384 gene encoding transcriptional regulator TAC1-like: MEQYSQYLMHMNNYVARSSHFEQSTPSIQSWEEQAFAEDTGEGPIGGLIWPPRCYSCSFCKRIFKSAQALGGHMNVHRRDRARLNQPLCLKTQGAYKVCTSDSSNPNDVLASIYSNTESVRIIQGDLVTKKPACMTLISRNDFSEGLNFCVPPSSNIRAVEHIVDGGGDIKRRRTDGGSSSDNEIDLELRLGDSPSVT, from the coding sequence ATGGAGCAATACTCACAATACTTGATGCATATGAACAATTATGTTGCTAGATCTTCACACTTCGAACAATCCACACCATCAATTcaatcatgggaagaacaagCTTTCGCGGAAGACACCGGAGAAGGGCCTATAGGAGGACTCATATGGCCTCCAAGGTGTTATTCTTGCAGTTTTtgcaaaagaatattcaagtCAGCGCAAGCTCTTGGTGGTCACATGAATGTTCATAGAAGAGACAGAGCTAGGTTAAATCAACCTCTTTGTTTAAAAACTCAAGGAGCTTATAAAGTTTGTACCTCAGATTCTTCAAACCCTAATGATGTTTTGGCTTCCATTTATTCGAATACGGAGTCGGTTAGAATAATTCAAGGTGATTTGGTTACGAAGAAACCTGCATGCATGACTCTTATATCAAGGAATGATTTTTCCGAGGGTTTAAATTTTTGTGTTCCGCCTTCAAGTAATATTAGAGCGGTCGAGCATATTGTTGACGGTGGTGGTGATATTAAGAGGCGGAGAACGGACGGTGGTTCAAGCAGTGACAACGAGATTGATCTCGAGCTTAGGCTTGGTGATTCACCATCGGTAACTTAA